In Alteromonas naphthalenivorans, one DNA window encodes the following:
- the recG gene encoding ATP-dependent DNA helicase RecG — protein sequence MQTLATTPITALKGVGAKVAEKLAKIGLFTLQDVLFHLPLRYEDRTRVYSVAECRPFTHVSVQGEVKSADIQYGKKRMLVVKLSDGTGTITLRFFHFGAVQRTMMTPGNLIRCFGEVRTGKWGIEMMHPEFKLIDEDAPLEAESLTPVYPTTEGVKQLTLRNLTDQALKMLDKGALADLLPEGMYSDQISLNEALHAVHRPAPDTDVHEMEEGLHPAQYRLILEELLSHHLSVLKVRKLSDAQPGISIKVDKPLIEKMLAQLPFSPTGAQQRVVADIQQDMQHPRPMMRLVQGDVGSGKTLVAALAALSAIGAGHQVALMAPTELLAEQHANNFREWFAPLGIEIGWLAGKLKGKARTEVLARLESGDVQMLVGTHAIFQESVNYQQLALVIVDEQHRFGVHQRLALRDKGEQQGRYPHQLIMTATPIPRTLAMTAYADLDTSVIDELPPGRTPVTTVVLPDSRRGDVIERVRTACKENGRQAYWVCTLIDESEVLECQAAEDAAVILRTALPELNVGLVHGRLKPAEKLQVMADFKAGELDLLVATTVIEVGVDVPNASIMIIENPERLGLAQLHQLRGRVGRGAVESQCVLMYQSPLSKTATQRLTVLRESNDGFYIAQRDLEIRGPGEFMGTRQTGMAELKIADLVRDAALIPKVQEIAYTLWEQYPSHAQAIINRWIGHKEQYGHA from the coding sequence ATGCAAACTCTTGCCACCACGCCCATCACCGCCCTAAAAGGGGTAGGCGCTAAAGTGGCCGAAAAGCTGGCTAAAATTGGCTTATTTACCTTACAAGACGTGCTGTTTCACTTGCCGCTGCGTTATGAAGACAGAACACGGGTTTACAGTGTGGCAGAGTGCCGTCCGTTTACTCATGTTAGTGTGCAGGGCGAAGTGAAAAGCGCCGACATCCAATACGGCAAAAAACGCATGTTAGTGGTGAAGCTAAGCGATGGTACAGGCACTATTACTTTACGCTTTTTTCACTTTGGCGCAGTGCAGCGCACGATGATGACACCGGGCAATCTAATACGATGTTTTGGTGAGGTTCGCACTGGCAAGTGGGGCATTGAAATGATGCATCCCGAATTCAAATTAATTGATGAAGATGCACCGCTAGAAGCAGAATCCTTAACACCTGTTTACCCCACTACCGAAGGGGTAAAGCAACTCACCCTGCGAAACTTAACCGACCAAGCGCTTAAAATGTTAGATAAAGGCGCACTGGCCGACTTACTGCCTGAAGGTATGTACAGCGACCAGATAAGCCTAAACGAAGCATTGCATGCGGTACATCGGCCAGCCCCCGATACCGATGTGCATGAAATGGAAGAAGGGCTTCATCCTGCTCAGTATCGATTAATTTTAGAAGAGCTTTTGTCACACCATTTAAGTGTATTAAAAGTACGTAAGCTTTCAGATGCGCAGCCAGGCATTAGCATTAAGGTCGACAAGCCTCTTATTGAAAAAATGTTGGCCCAATTACCGTTTTCTCCCACAGGGGCACAGCAGCGGGTAGTAGCCGATATTCAGCAAGATATGCAACACCCCAGGCCCATGATGCGCTTAGTACAGGGTGATGTAGGCTCAGGGAAAACCTTAGTGGCCGCCCTTGCAGCGCTATCTGCTATTGGGGCTGGGCATCAGGTTGCGCTTATGGCACCCACCGAATTACTTGCCGAACAACATGCGAATAATTTTAGAGAATGGTTCGCACCGTTGGGGATAGAAATAGGGTGGCTAGCCGGTAAGCTTAAAGGAAAAGCCCGCACCGAAGTGTTAGCGCGGCTTGAAAGTGGCGATGTACAAATGTTGGTGGGCACCCACGCGATTTTTCAAGAAAGCGTAAACTACCAACAACTCGCGTTAGTGATTGTGGATGAGCAGCACAGATTTGGTGTACATCAACGCCTTGCGCTTCGAGATAAAGGCGAACAGCAGGGGCGATACCCGCACCAGTTAATTATGACGGCCACCCCTATACCTCGAACGCTGGCCATGACTGCCTATGCCGACCTAGATACCTCAGTAATCGATGAATTACCTCCGGGAAGAACCCCTGTGACCACAGTGGTATTGCCGGATAGCAGGCGAGGGGATGTTATTGAGCGTGTTCGCACAGCCTGCAAAGAAAACGGTAGGCAAGCCTATTGGGTTTGTACCCTTATTGATGAATCGGAAGTGTTGGAATGCCAAGCCGCTGAAGATGCTGCGGTTATCCTTCGCACAGCACTACCTGAACTTAACGTAGGTTTAGTGCACGGGCGCCTAAAGCCAGCTGAAAAACTACAAGTAATGGCTGATTTTAAAGCCGGTGAGCTCGATTTACTGGTGGCTACAACCGTTATTGAGGTTGGGGTAGATGTACCCAATGCCAGTATTATGATTATTGAAAACCCCGAACGATTAGGTTTAGCTCAGCTACACCAACTTCGCGGGCGAGTAGGGCGTGGGGCGGTAGAAAGCCAATGCGTACTTATGTACCAAAGCCCTTTGTCTAAAACGGCTACTCAGCGATTAACTGTGCTGCGAGAATCTAACGATGGGTTTTATATTGCCCAACGAGACTTAGAAATTCGTGGGCCAGGAGAATTTATGGGTACTCGTCAAACCGGTATGGCGGAACTTAAAATTGCCGACTTAGTGCGAGACGCCGCGCTTATTCCCAAAGTACAAGAAATTGCCTATACCTTATGGGAGCAATATCCTTCCCATGCACAAGCCATTATCAACCGCTGGATAGGGCACAAGGAGCAATATGGCCATGCTTAA
- the trmH gene encoding tRNA (guanosine(18)-2'-O)-methyltransferase TrmH, with protein sequence MSPERYLRIRSALAKRQTDLTVCLENVHKPHNVSAVVRTCDAIGIHRVHTVWEEKYQFRGDTAMGSQQWVRQTNHDSLGNAIGALKQQGMQVLVTHLSDTAVGFREVDYTKPTAIIFGQERYGATDEAIAMADQDIIIPMAGMVQSLNVSVAAALVLYEAQRQRELAGMYDVEHLPEEECQKLLFERGYPRLCALSKTKGVPYPAIDDIGRIDAPASWWKQMQLTPEALHALSDNDEAVSTRA encoded by the coding sequence ATGTCGCCAGAGCGCTACCTTCGCATTCGAAGTGCGTTGGCAAAAAGGCAAACTGACCTTACGGTTTGCCTCGAAAATGTACACAAACCCCACAATGTATCGGCGGTAGTCCGTACTTGTGATGCCATTGGCATTCACCGCGTGCATACCGTGTGGGAAGAGAAATATCAGTTTCGTGGCGACACCGCCATGGGCAGCCAGCAATGGGTTCGCCAAACTAATCACGACAGTTTAGGAAACGCTATAGGCGCACTGAAGCAGCAGGGTATGCAAGTGTTAGTCACTCATTTGTCTGATACTGCCGTGGGCTTTCGTGAGGTGGATTACACCAAACCTACCGCGATTATTTTTGGTCAAGAACGCTACGGCGCTACCGATGAAGCCATTGCTATGGCCGATCAAGATATCATCATTCCTATGGCGGGCATGGTGCAGTCGTTGAATGTGTCGGTTGCGGCAGCGTTAGTGCTTTATGAAGCACAGCGTCAGCGGGAACTAGCCGGCATGTACGATGTTGAACACTTACCCGAAGAAGAATGCCAAAAACTCTTGTTCGAAAGAGGTTACCCCAGACTGTGCGCTCTAAGTAAGACGAAAGGGGTTCCATATCCTGCGATTGACGACATTGGCCGCATTGATGCACCAGCAAGTTGGTGGAAGCAAATGCAGCTAACGCCTGAAGCGTTACACGCCCTATCTGACAATGACGAGGCAGTGTCTACGCGCGCCTAG
- a CDS encoding RidA family protein — protein sequence MSKSIIQTDKAPAAIGTYSQAVKAGTTVYLSGQIPLVAETMEMVSEDFAEQAVQVFENLKAVCDAAGGTTNDLVKVNIFLIDLSHFATVNEIMSRYFTKPYPARAAVQVSALPKGAQIEIDGVMELPE from the coding sequence ATGTCTAAGTCTATTATTCAGACCGATAAGGCACCTGCCGCTATTGGTACTTACAGTCAAGCCGTTAAGGCTGGCACAACAGTATATCTTTCAGGCCAAATTCCTTTAGTGGCAGAGACCATGGAAATGGTTTCAGAAGACTTTGCTGAACAAGCGGTACAGGTTTTTGAAAACTTAAAAGCGGTGTGTGATGCCGCGGGTGGCACCACCAACGACTTGGTAAAAGTGAACATCTTTCTTATCGATTTAAGTCACTTTGCGACGGTAAATGAAATTATGAGCCGTTACTTTACCAAACCATATCCAGCCCGTGCTGCAGTGCAAGTGTCTGCATTGCCTAAAGGCGCACAAATTGAAATCGACGGCGTGATGGAATTGCCGGAGTAA
- the spoT gene encoding bifunctional GTP diphosphokinase/guanosine-3',5'-bis pyrophosphate 3'-pyrophosphohydrolase: protein MYLFEGLKQKVIKYLPSDRVQLVQEAFVLAQEAHDGQMRSSGDPYITHPVAVASILADMHLDHETLMAALLHDVIEDTPYSQEDLAEAFGETVAELVEGVSKLDKIAFSSKQEAQAENFRKMMMAMVQDIRVILIKLADRTHNMRTLGSLRPDKRRRIALETLEIYAPIAHRLGIHDIKNELEDLGFLAMYPMRHRALKSAVRQARGNRKEIIENIREELSTRLTAYKIESDVLGREKHLYSIYRKMRNKELMFNEVMDIYAFRIVVDSVDNCYRSLGAMHSLYKPIENRFKDYIAIPRTNGYQSLHTSLIGPHGIPVEIQIRTQEMDQMADKGVAAHWLYKEPGDNGTTAQLRARKWMQSLLELQQSASSSFEFIESVKTDLFPEEIYVFTPDGRIIELPMGATAVDFAYAVHSDIGNTCVGVRVERRNYSLSKPLQNGQTVEIITSPKAKPNANWLNFVVSARARTRIRQYLRKQHSQEAVNMGNRLLRHALGEVKLDDIPEADIERVVAETKHDDFDSLLIDIGLGNELSAIVARRLLGENTDLPEKKGNVAIRGTEGLLVHYARCCHPIPDDEIVAVLSPGRGMTIHQIGCNNIRKLSKEEPQRVLPMRWDDEPQGEFKASLRIELFNHQGTLATLTNTISGCDSNIIGLQTEEKESNIYFIDIEITTQNRVHLARVMKKIRTMPEVQKVSRHSQSRH from the coding sequence GTGTATTTGTTTGAAGGCTTAAAACAGAAAGTAATAAAGTACTTACCCTCTGACCGAGTTCAGCTGGTACAAGAGGCATTTGTGTTGGCTCAAGAAGCTCACGATGGCCAAATGCGCTCAAGTGGCGACCCTTATATTACGCACCCTGTTGCTGTTGCCAGTATTCTTGCCGACATGCATTTAGACCATGAAACTCTCATGGCAGCTTTGCTACACGACGTGATTGAAGACACCCCTTACAGCCAAGAAGATCTTGCTGAAGCTTTCGGTGAAACCGTTGCTGAGCTGGTGGAAGGGGTAAGTAAGCTAGATAAAATTGCTTTTAGCAGTAAGCAAGAAGCACAGGCTGAAAACTTCCGTAAAATGATGATGGCCATGGTGCAAGACATCCGGGTTATTCTGATTAAGCTAGCTGACCGTACCCACAATATGCGTACACTCGGTTCGCTTCGCCCTGACAAACGCCGTCGCATTGCTCTTGAAACCCTTGAAATTTATGCACCTATTGCCCATCGTTTAGGTATTCACGATATTAAAAATGAGCTAGAAGACTTAGGTTTTCTTGCCATGTACCCTATGCGCCATCGCGCACTGAAATCAGCGGTTCGCCAAGCACGCGGTAACCGTAAAGAAATTATTGAAAATATTCGTGAAGAACTTAGCACTCGCTTAACGGCTTATAAAATTGAGTCGGACGTACTGGGCCGCGAAAAACACCTGTACTCTATTTATCGTAAAATGCGTAATAAAGAACTCATGTTCAACGAAGTGATGGACATTTACGCGTTTCGTATTGTGGTTGACTCAGTCGATAATTGTTACCGCTCGTTAGGCGCCATGCATAGCTTGTATAAGCCTATTGAAAACCGTTTTAAAGATTACATTGCTATTCCCCGTACCAATGGCTACCAGTCATTGCACACCTCGCTTATTGGTCCCCATGGTATTCCAGTAGAAATACAAATTCGTACCCAAGAAATGGATCAAATGGCTGATAAAGGGGTTGCCGCGCATTGGCTTTATAAAGAGCCTGGCGACAACGGCACTACTGCGCAACTAAGAGCGCGTAAGTGGATGCAGTCGTTACTTGAGCTTCAACAATCAGCCAGTTCATCCTTCGAATTTATTGAATCGGTTAAAACCGATTTATTCCCAGAAGAAATATACGTGTTTACCCCAGATGGCCGCATTATTGAGCTGCCCATGGGCGCTACGGCTGTAGACTTCGCCTACGCGGTGCATTCAGATATTGGTAACACCTGCGTTGGTGTTCGAGTAGAGCGTAGAAACTACAGCTTAAGTAAGCCACTACAAAATGGCCAAACCGTAGAGATTATTACCTCACCTAAAGCTAAGCCCAATGCTAATTGGCTGAACTTCGTAGTAAGTGCTCGCGCACGCACCCGCATTCGCCAATATTTGCGTAAACAGCATTCGCAAGAAGCTGTGAACATGGGTAACCGCTTACTGCGCCATGCATTAGGTGAAGTGAAGCTGGACGATATTCCAGAGGCCGATATTGAACGGGTAGTGGCTGAAACTAAGCATGACGACTTTGATTCTTTACTTATAGATATAGGCTTAGGTAACGAGCTAAGCGCTATTGTTGCCCGCCGATTGTTAGGTGAGAACACAGATTTACCAGAGAAAAAAGGTAACGTGGCTATCCGCGGTACCGAAGGATTATTGGTGCATTATGCCCGTTGTTGTCACCCTATCCCTGACGATGAAATTGTGGCGGTATTAAGCCCTGGCCGTGGTATGACGATTCACCAAATTGGTTGCAACAACATTCGCAAGCTTTCAAAAGAAGAGCCTCAGCGCGTATTACCAATGCGTTGGGACGATGAACCTCAAGGTGAATTTAAAGCCTCGCTGCGAATTGAACTGTTTAATCATCAGGGAACCCTTGCTACCCTAACGAACACAATTTCTGGTTGCGATTCCAATATTATTGGACTGCAAACAGAAGAAAAAGAGAGTAATATCTACTTTATCGACATCGAAATTACCACGCAAAATCGCGTACATTTGGCAAGAGTGATGAAAAAAATCCGCACCATGCCAGAGGTTCAGAAAGTGTCACGTCATAGTCAGTCCAGACACTAA
- the rpoZ gene encoding DNA-directed RNA polymerase subunit omega, producing the protein MARVTVEDAVDKIGNRFDLVLVAARRARQIATEGKTPMVDVQNDKPTVTALREIEQGLVTASTLEQDDLRDQEQQEHAEFSSVANILSDQ; encoded by the coding sequence ATGGCCCGCGTAACAGTTGAAGATGCCGTAGATAAAATTGGTAACCGCTTTGATTTAGTTTTAGTAGCGGCTCGTCGTGCACGCCAAATTGCCACCGAAGGTAAAACTCCAATGGTTGATGTGCAAAACGATAAGCCTACCGTAACTGCACTTCGTGAAATCGAACAAGGTTTGGTAACTGCTAGCACACTTGAACAAGACGATTTGCGTGATCAAGAACAACAAGAACACGCTGAATTTTCATCAGTTGCTAACATTCTTTCTGATCAATAG
- the gmk gene encoding guanylate kinase — translation MASLLGNLFILAAPSGAGKSSLIKALMEKYASNSDNAMEVSVSHTTRKPRPGEVDGQHYHFVSREQFEALIEQGVFFEWAEVFGNYYGTSRVTIEQTLHRGIDVFLDIDWQGARQVQKLMPDTCGIFILPPSIEVLEQRLTNRGQDSDEVIAGRMKEAVAEMSHFSEFSHVIVNDDFATALNDLEAIVISQRLRTMKQQMRYQPLLDELLGSA, via the coding sequence ATGGCATCTTTACTCGGAAACTTATTTATACTTGCAGCGCCATCAGGCGCAGGAAAATCCAGCCTTATAAAGGCGTTAATGGAAAAGTACGCGTCTAATAGCGATAATGCAATGGAAGTGTCAGTGTCCCACACTACCCGTAAACCTCGTCCGGGGGAAGTGGATGGGCAGCATTATCACTTCGTCAGCCGTGAACAATTTGAAGCGCTAATTGAACAAGGCGTTTTCTTTGAATGGGCTGAAGTGTTCGGTAATTACTACGGCACATCACGGGTAACCATTGAACAAACCTTGCACCGTGGTATAGATGTATTTCTAGATATTGATTGGCAAGGCGCACGCCAGGTGCAGAAACTGATGCCTGATACATGCGGTATTTTCATTTTGCCTCCTTCAATCGAGGTGCTAGAGCAACGTTTAACCAATCGTGGTCAAGATAGCGATGAAGTGATTGCCGGTAGAATGAAAGAGGCCGTGGCAGAAATGTCCCATTTTAGTGAGTTCAGCCACGTTATTGTTAATGATGATTTTGCGACCGCGCTTAACGATTTAGAAGCGATTGTGATTTCACAGCGTTTACGAACAATGAAACAACAAATGCGTTATCAGCCTTTATTGGACGAATTGCTCGGATCTGCTTAA
- a CDS encoding alpha/beta hydrolase, with translation MPYVEHNPSSTPNACVIWLHGLGDSGHGFAPIVPELKLPDSMSVKFIFPHAPERPVTINGGMRMRAWYDIKSLDFNSRADLSGVLESAAHVETLIQEQVDKGIPTDRIVLAGFSQGGVIALHLAPRFKHKLAGVMALSTYMCEPSLLAQEATDVNRDIPIMMAHGEQDEVVPIFMGNAAYKTLTENGFNATWQTYTMQHNVCMQEISDISAWLKKVLG, from the coding sequence TTGCCTTACGTTGAACACAACCCCAGCTCTACGCCAAATGCCTGTGTGATTTGGCTTCATGGTTTAGGCGACTCGGGTCATGGCTTTGCGCCTATCGTCCCTGAGTTAAAGCTACCCGATAGTATGTCGGTAAAATTTATTTTTCCTCATGCTCCAGAGCGCCCCGTTACCATTAATGGTGGTATGCGGATGCGTGCTTGGTATGACATAAAGTCACTCGATTTTAATAGCCGTGCAGACTTAAGTGGTGTGCTTGAGTCCGCCGCTCATGTAGAAACACTTATCCAAGAGCAAGTCGACAAAGGCATTCCTACCGATAGGATTGTATTAGCAGGCTTCTCACAAGGGGGGGTTATTGCACTTCACCTTGCGCCTCGCTTTAAGCATAAGTTGGCTGGTGTTATGGCACTTTCCACTTATATGTGTGAACCAAGTTTGTTGGCACAAGAAGCTACCGACGTAAATCGAGACATTCCCATCATGATGGCTCATGGCGAACAAGATGAAGTGGTGCCTATTTTTATGGGTAACGCGGCTTATAAAACGTTAACTGAGAATGGTTTTAATGCCACTTGGCAAACCTATACCATGCAGCACAACGTCTGTATGCAAGAAATAAGTGATATTTCAGCGTGGCTTAAAAAAGTTCTAGGCTGA
- a CDS encoding GGDEF domain-containing protein, which translates to MRQFLKSNHQNDAEIKRRRLTLYFISYVGGTIMAVLAIQNVFRGDHLLAFFLGLFSVSVYGNAVLSHLYNKNDIFYYLAGALVIVMISTITITGGYHNTGLYFVFPLICIQIIVVQFRAAIVYVSVTMLLVFLIVSNQDVIPASYRPEDVSRFLISLSCFIAVFFIGEYFWHQSRKEMMSDNLEKMRQAHTDPLTKIPNRRFLESVYFERAINNPVDYFPLSAVVVDVDFFKKINDTYGHDVGDKVLIHLAQIMRSAIRSTDLVSRTGGEEFLIIYPATPLSVAVKLAEKIRIEIESTPFEDGDIRHPLTSSFGVATALADVNVEAAIKLADDNLYEAKRTGRNCVV; encoded by the coding sequence GTGCGACAGTTTTTAAAAAGCAACCATCAAAATGATGCCGAAATAAAACGCCGTCGATTAACTTTGTATTTTATTTCCTACGTGGGCGGCACAATTATGGCCGTGCTTGCTATTCAAAACGTATTTCGTGGCGATCATTTACTTGCTTTCTTTCTGGGGCTCTTTTCAGTTTCAGTATATGGGAATGCGGTACTGTCTCACCTGTACAATAAAAATGATATTTTCTATTATCTAGCAGGCGCTCTTGTCATAGTAATGATATCTACTATTACCATTACTGGCGGCTATCACAACACAGGTCTGTACTTCGTATTTCCGTTAATTTGTATTCAAATTATAGTTGTGCAATTTAGGGCTGCAATTGTCTATGTGTCTGTCACTATGTTGCTGGTATTTTTGATAGTTTCAAATCAAGATGTTATTCCCGCAAGTTATCGACCAGAAGATGTATCTCGATTTCTCATTTCGTTAAGTTGTTTTATTGCCGTATTTTTTATTGGCGAATATTTTTGGCACCAAAGCCGAAAAGAAATGATGTCGGATAACTTGGAGAAGATGCGCCAGGCGCACACCGACCCGCTAACTAAAATACCGAACCGTCGATTTTTAGAGTCGGTATATTTCGAACGCGCTATTAACAATCCAGTGGATTATTTTCCGCTAAGTGCCGTAGTAGTAGATGTCGACTTCTTCAAGAAGATAAATGACACATACGGGCATGATGTAGGAGACAAAGTGTTAATTCACCTCGCTCAAATCATGCGCAGTGCTATTCGTTCAACTGACTTGGTATCGCGCACTGGTGGAGAAGAATTTTTGATCATTTACCCAGCCACGCCGCTGAGTGTGGCGGTTAAGCTTGCTGAGAAAATACGTATAGAGATTGAATCTACCCCCTTCGAAGATGGAGATATCCGACACCCCCTTACATCGAGCTTTGGGGTAGCTACTGCCCTAGCAGACGTGAATGTAGAAGCCGCAATAAAATTGGCAGACGACAATTTATATGAAGCTAAGCGCACGGGTAGAAACTGCGTGGTTTAA
- the hemC gene encoding hydroxymethylbilane synthase, translated as MPVEKNRTIRIATRKSALALWQAEYVKAKLLEHHDGIAVELVPMSTQGDRILDTPLAKIGGKGLFIKELEVAMLEGRADIAVHSMKDLPVEFPEGFGLHAICERENPFDAFVSNHFDNLDALPEGAVVGTSSLRRQCQIRKHRPDLKIKDLRGNVNTRLAKLDAGEYDAIILASAGLIRLGMEERIKTGLPASVSLPAVGQGAVGIECRNDDAELIALLQALNHGETQTRVSAERAMNERLEGGCQVPIGSFATLDGDSITLTGMVGQPDGSTLLFASATGPTKNAKSIGVEVAEALLEQGAGEILSALYD; from the coding sequence ATGCCAGTTGAAAAAAACCGAACTATTCGCATCGCTACACGCAAAAGCGCGCTGGCGCTGTGGCAAGCAGAATACGTGAAAGCGAAACTGTTAGAGCATCACGATGGGATAGCGGTTGAGTTGGTGCCTATGAGCACTCAGGGCGATAGAATACTTGATACGCCGCTGGCGAAAATTGGTGGTAAAGGCTTGTTTATAAAAGAGCTTGAAGTCGCCATGTTAGAAGGCAGAGCCGATATTGCCGTGCATTCAATGAAAGATCTACCGGTTGAATTCCCAGAAGGCTTTGGCCTTCACGCTATTTGTGAACGCGAAAACCCATTTGATGCCTTTGTTTCAAATCACTTCGATAATTTAGACGCGTTACCAGAAGGTGCTGTGGTGGGTACCTCGAGCCTTCGCCGCCAATGCCAAATTCGTAAGCATCGTCCAGATCTGAAAATTAAAGACTTACGCGGCAACGTGAATACCCGCCTCGCCAAACTAGATGCGGGTGAATACGATGCCATCATTCTTGCCTCTGCGGGCCTCATACGTTTGGGCATGGAAGAGCGCATTAAAACGGGCTTGCCGGCTTCGGTATCACTTCCTGCCGTTGGGCAAGGTGCGGTAGGTATTGAGTGTCGTAATGACGATGCCGAGCTTATTGCGTTACTTCAAGCGCTGAACCATGGTGAAACTCAAACCCGAGTGAGCGCAGAGCGTGCTATGAATGAACGCTTAGAAGGCGGTTGCCAAGTACCTATTGGTAGTTTTGCTACCCTTGACGGAGACAGCATAACCTTAACCGGCATGGTCGGACAGCCAGATGGCTCAACCTTATTGTTCGCTTCTGCAACAGGCCCTACAAAAAATGCGAAGAGTATTGGCGTAGAAGTCGCCGAGGCATTGCTTGAACAAGGTGCAGGGGAAATTCTTAGCGCATTGTATGACTAA
- a CDS encoding uroporphyrinogen-III synthase: protein MYVVANLYYYKLMLLITRPLPKLQASADAFEQAGIDTIGVATSDIQSIPSKAGKLQQFLLGSPSINIIIVTSIYAVPAALHALNQASFLSAPPTLIAVGDATANALHSANLPLKIVTPSLHTSEGILVMQQLNEANCTQVVIIKGEGGRDKLSHVLGERGISVTEFCVYKREPLTNPIYTKRWKIGDVSGIIATSENLAKQLISTHSRQILALPWLTVSERVATSLRNLGIARVSVCNRATDQALIAWVKENWEY, encoded by the coding sequence ATGTATGTTGTTGCTAACTTATATTATTACAAACTTATGCTGCTGATTACCCGCCCCCTTCCTAAATTACAAGCAAGTGCAGATGCATTTGAGCAGGCGGGTATTGATACAATAGGCGTTGCTACATCAGATATTCAAAGCATCCCTAGTAAGGCAGGCAAGCTACAACAGTTTTTGTTGGGCTCGCCCAGCATTAATATTATTATTGTTACTAGCATTTATGCCGTGCCAGCAGCACTTCACGCACTTAATCAAGCCTCTTTTTTATCTGCGCCCCCTACGTTAATAGCGGTTGGCGATGCCACGGCTAACGCATTACACAGCGCTAATTTACCTTTAAAAATCGTCACCCCTTCGCTACATACGTCCGAAGGTATACTGGTCATGCAGCAACTTAATGAGGCAAACTGTACACAAGTCGTTATTATAAAGGGCGAAGGTGGTAGAGATAAGCTTTCTCACGTTTTGGGCGAGAGAGGCATATCGGTTACCGAGTTTTGTGTTTATAAAAGAGAACCACTTACAAACCCAATTTACACAAAGCGCTGGAAAATTGGCGATGTTAGCGGCATTATCGCTACAAGCGAGAATTTAGCAAAGCAACTTATTTCTACTCATAGTAGACAAATATTAGCGTTGCCCTGGTTAACGGTAAGTGAACGAGTTGCAACGAGTTTACGTAATCTTGGGATAGCACGCGTTTCGGTGTGCAACCGCGCCACCGATCAGGCATTAATTGCCTGGGTAAAGGAAAATTGGGAGTATTAA